Part of the Halorussus sp. MSC15.2 genome, GACGGCCGTCGCCTGCGCGTCGGTGAACTCGGCCGACCAGTCGGGCGAGACGCGGCGGAGGAAGGTGCCGACTCCGACCGCCGCGAGGAGCGCGCCGACCGGACCGCCGACGACCCACTCGGTGAACAGCAGCGTCACTACCTCGGCGTTGGCTCGGAGCGCCAGCGCCGGCGTGTAGTTGCGCGCGTAGCCCAGAATCTCGCGGTGACCGAAGCCGAGACCGTCCCGCGGCGCGAAGGCCTCGTAGGGGAACGTCCACGGCGACCCCGTCACCGCGGCGTTGTACCCGAGGGCGACCGCGACGCCCGCGAGACCGCCGAGCGCGGTCAGCGAGAGTCGCACCGTCCGCACGTCACGCCACGCGCGACGGAGCGACTGGAGGATATTGCCACGCACCACCGAAAAAGGACCGACCGCCAGCGAGTACAGCGCGTGGACGAGGAACGGGACCGCGAACAGCACCGCGGTGTAGGGTCGCGCGAAGAACGCCGCGCCGATTGCGAGACCGGCCAGCAGGGCGTACCCGTACGTCGCACGCGTGCCCCCGCCGGGGTCCGCTTCGGTCCGAGCGCTCCGGAAGTACGCGAACGCGAACAGCAGGTTCCAGAACGTCGTCGGCGCGTAGGGGAGGAACACCGACGAGTCTATCAGGAACAGCGGCGACGCGAGCAGGAGCGTCCCCGCCAGCAGTCCGGTCCGGCGGTCGAACGCCTCGGTGGTGAGCGCAATCGTCAGCGCCACGTTCGCCGCGGCGATTGCGACGAGCGAGAGTCGAGCGCTCCCGAGTAGTTTCCCGACCGCGAACATCGCCGCGGGGACCGGCGCGTACTTCGGATAGAGGCGACCGCCGTCGCTGACGAAGAACCACGGTCGGAACGACTCCGGGACCGGCGGGAACAGCGACAGTTTACCCTCCAGTAGCATCGCTGCCTGTTGGAGGTAGACCGCCTCGTCGTGGTTGGTCGTGTGGTACGGGAACAGTTCCGTGGCGACGAGAAAAACAACGGCCGCCGCCAACGCGGCGAGCAGCGCGGAGAGGAGACGGAATCGCTCGCGGTTCATCGACATCGCCTGCGACGCCGGTTCATCTGGAGCGCGCGGTCTCGGAGACGCGCTCGGTAATCGACTCGCCTTCCTCCTCCGGCGGGTACCACGCCAGCGTGTGGTCGGCGTCGAGCGCCACGCGGACCGGCTTGCCGATGTCGAGTTCCTCGACGTGGTTGTGCTGGCAGTGGACCACGTCGCCGTTGTCGAGTTCGACCCGGTAGACGAAGGAGGGACCGGTGTACTGGCGGTGGATGATGTGACCGTCGGCCTCCGACTCCTCGACCACGGTCGCCCGGAGGTCGTCGGGGCGGACCAGCACGTCGAGGTCGGTCCCCGCGTACTCGGTCGTCAGGCCGTTGAGTCGCTGCGGGGCGAAGTTGCCGATGGGCGTCACGACCGTCCCCTCCTCGTGCCACGCCGAGAGGAATCCGGCCTGTCCGAGGAAGGAGGCGACGAACCGAGACTCGGGATGCTCGAAGACGCTCTCGGGTTTACCGACCTGTTCGACCTGCCCGTCGTTCATCACGGCCACTCGGTCGGAGATAGAGAGGGCCTCCTCTTGGTCGTGAGTGACCGAGACGGCGGAGACGCCCGCCTCCTTCAGGATTCGGCGGACCTCCTCGCGCATCTCGACCCGGAGGCGAACGTCGAGGTTCGAGAAGGGTTCGTCCAACAGGAGGATGTCGGGTTCGGGCGCGAGCGACCGCGCGAGGGCGACGCGCTGTTGCTGACCGCCCGACAACTCGTCGGGCGTGGCGTCGCGGTGGCCCGCGAGGTCAACGAGTTCGAGCAGGTCGTCCACGCGGCGCTCGGTCTCTCGCTCGTCGGCGTCCGTGAGACCGAAGGCGACGTTCTCGGCCACGGTGAGGTGCGGGAACAGCGCGAAGTCCTGAAAGACGAGACCGACGTCTCGGTTCTCGGGCTTGACGTACCGGGTCTCGTCGGCCACTACCTCGCCGCCGAGTCGGACCTCGCCCCCGTCGGGGCGTTCGAGTCCGGCCATCATCCGGAGCGTGGTGGTCTTGCCGCATCCCGAGGGACCGAGCAGGGTGAGGAGTTCGCCCTCGTGGACCGACAGCGACAACGAGTTCACCGCCGTCTCGGCGGCGTACTCTTTGATGACGCCGTCGAGTTCCAGCACCGCCTCCGGGTCGGTCTGGGCCTCGCTCTCGCGTCGCGGTGCAGTCGCCGACGTGGGTTCCGGTTCGGTTGCGTCCATCGTTTCGGGGTCGTCGTGTGTGGATTCGCTACGCATCTTTCCCTCCTTCTTGGCGCACCAGACTACCGTCCTGCTTGAGGAGGACGAGCATCGAGAGCGCGGAGACGCCGACGAGGGCGAGCGCGGGGACGGCGGCCTGTCCGTAGTAACCCGCGTCCTGTACTCGCCAGATGTACGTGACGAGGGTTTCAAAACCTGTCGGACGCACGAGCAGGGTCGCTGGTAGTTCCTTCATCGTGGTCAGGAAGACCAGCGCCGCGCCCGCGACCACGCCGGGCCGGACGAGAGGAAGCGTCACGCGGCGGAACGCCGCGCCCGGCGATTCGCCGAGAGTCCGGGCGGCCTCCGTGAGTTTCGGGTCCACCTGCAGGACCGACGACCGGACGGACCCGACTGCCTGCGGCAGGAATCGGACGACGTAGGCGAACACCAGCAGAGGAATCGTCTGGTAGAGGCTCACCTCGACGCCGAGCAACTCCGGCGTGTTCGACGACGAGAAGTAGACCAGCGCGAGACCCAGCACGACGCCCGGAGTCGCGTAGCCGACGTAGCTCGCGCGCTCGAACAGCGTGGCGAGCGGGGAGTCCGAGCGACCCGAGAGGTAGGCGACGGGAAGCGCCGCAAGCGTCGCGGCCAGCGCGGCCAGCGCCGCGACCCACACAGAGTTCGCGCCGTACACCCACGAGAACCCGAACCCGCCACCGGCGAAGCCCGGACCGCTCCGGGTCAGCCACATGAACAGGATACCGACGGGGACGACCAGACACAGCGTGGCGACCAGCGCGCAGAACAGGAGCGCCGGACCCTTCCAGAGACCGAGCGAGATGCGGACCGTCCCCGACCCGCGAGAGACGTGGGCACCCTCCTCGCTCTCGGAGATGCGGTTTTCGAGCGCGAGGATGACCGCGGCGAACGTGAGCAGTTGGAGCGACAGCAGGGCCGCGTAGTTCGGTTCCCACATCGCCACGTAGATTTGCTGGGTGAACACCTCGAAGTGCATGATGGCCGGGGTTCCGAAGTCCGAGAGCGCGTAGAGCGCGACGAGCAGGCTCCCGGCCGCGATGCCGGGCGCTATCTGGGGGAGCGTGACCTTCCGGAAGGCGGCCCAGCGACCGTGGTTGAGCGTCCGGGCGGCTTCCATCAGCGTGCCGTCGAACGATAGCAGCGCGGCCCGAGTCGTCAGGAAGACGTAGGGGTACGTGAAGAGCGTGAGGACCAGCGTCGCGCCCTCGAACCCGTAAATCGTCGGAATCGACTCGACGCCGAGCGGCGCGAGCAGGTCCGAGAGGACGCCGTGAGGGCCGAAGGCCGAGACGAACGCGAACGCGCCGATGTAGCTGGGCACGACCAGCGGGAGCGAGACCACGACCGTCCAGAACCGCCGAAACGGCAGGTCGGTCTGGACCGTGAGGACCGCGAGCGGGACGCCTATCAGAATCGACCCGAGCGTGACGCCCGCGACGAGCGCCACGCTGTTAGTCACGACTTCGAGCGTCGAGGGTTGGAAGAGCAGGTCGAGCGCCTGCTGGGAACCGATTTCGAGCGACCGAATAACGAGCCACACGACCGGAAACGCGACCGCCGCGGCGACCGCCCCCGCCAGCAGGACCAGCGAGACCGGCGGCGACTCCTCGTCGCCGAGTTTCGCGGTGGCACGCCGGAGACGGTCGCGGGTCGCCATCAGAGAACACCCACCTCGCGCATCAGCTTGAGGGTCGGTTCGAGGTTCGAGAGCTTCGAGAGGTCGAGTTGAGGCGGCTTGAGTTCGTCCACCGTCGGCAGCGGACCGACCGGCGACACCTCGGGGACCGTGGGGTACGCGAACGTCTGGGTGGCGAAGAACTCCTGGGCCTCCGAGGAGAGCAGGTGGCGCACGAAGTCCGCCGCGAGTTCCTTCTGGTCGGTGCTCTTGAGAATCTCACACCCCGAGACGTTGACCAGCGCGCCCGCGTCGTTCTTCGTGAACGCGAGGTCGATGGGGGCGTTCTCTCGGGACGAGATGACTCGCAGCGCGTAGTAGTGGTTGGCGAACCCGGCCTGTATCTCGCCGTCCGCGACCGCGTTCGAGACTTGGAACTCGTCGGGGTAGCGCGAGATGTTCTGGTTCTGCATGCCGCGGAGCCACTGCTTGGTCGCCTCGGGACCCTCCAGCAGGCGCATCGCGGTGACGAACGACTTGAACGCGCCGTAGGTCGGTGCCCACCCCATCGCGCCCTTGAGTCCGGCGTTCTGCGTGAACTTCCCCACCTTGTTCGGGATGTCGGACTCCGAAAGTTCGTCCGTATTGTACGGAATCGACCGCGCGCGCCCGGCGACGCCGACCCACGAGCGGTCGCCGTCCTTGAACCCCTTCGGGACGGGTTTCACGACGCGCTTCGGAAGCTTCGTCGCGATTCCTGCGTCGGCGACCAGACCCAGCGACGTGGAGTCGATGGACCAGAACACGTCCGCGGGACTCTCGCCGCCCTTCTCGACCTCGATGATTTCGTTCGCGAGTTGGGTCGAGGGGGCCATCCGAACTTTGGCGGTGAAGTTGGGGTACTTCCGCTCGACGAGTCGGACGAGGTTCTCGTAGAGTCCCCCCTCGCCGCCGCCGAGATACAGGTTCAACGTTCCTTCGAGGTCCGGGAGGTCGTCCATCGACGTGCCGCCCGGTGCGGAGCGTGATTCGACCAGCGGACCCGACCCGCGGAAGTCCGAAATCGTGAGGTCCGAACCGTTCTCGTCCTGCTGCTGCGTGAACTGACTCAGACACCCCGACAGTCCGGCCGCCGCGCCGACCGCACCCGACGCGAGAAGCCGACGCCGTGTCCATCCGCGACGCTTGCTCATGTTTAGAATTAGGGCGACCTAAAACTCTTATACCTACCGATTCGGGGTTCGTCCGGACCTTCAGTCGTCGGCGGGCGCGGGGGTCGTCTCGACCGGCCGGAGTTCGTCCAGCGCCGAGAGCCAGTCGAGCATGTACTCGCCGACGTAGTTGAAGAACTCGCCGTTCTCGTACGCCTCGAAGTCGCTCTCGGCGAGTTCTCGGGCCATCGCCTCGAAGACGCCCGCGTAGGAGTCGGCGTCGCTCCCCGTCCCGTCCACGACTTCCCAGAGGTGTTCGTTGAGTTCGAGACCGGGCACCTCGTTGTTCAGGTCATCGAACGTCGAGCGCGGGGCCTTGTTGTGCTCGCACAGCGGATAGCCGTTGTAAATCGTCTTGTCCAGCACGTCGCAGGCCCGCTTGAGGAACACGCCCGACCAGATGTCGTCGAACCGGCCGACGTTCCACCGGTTGTCGTCCATCGGCAACTGGTAGAACGCCGGAATCACCTCGCGCTCGAAGGCGAGGTTCATCGAGCAGACGGTGAGGTAATTCCCCCGCGCGGCCACGAAGTCGCCGGTGTAGTCGTCCGTCGTGGTCCGGGTCTGGGCCTGCCCCTGCAGGTCGCCGTCCATCAGGATGCGGACCGCGTCGAGGTCCGGAACGTTGGTCCAGAGTCCCTGCGAGGCCACCACGTCGGAGACCTCCGCAGTGCCGGTCTCGACGTCTCGTCCATCGCGGCGTAGGGGTAGCCGCGGGGGTAGAGACCGTGGTCCTCGAAGTTCTGGTAGAGGACGTTGACCCAGTTCTCGTCGGAGGACACTTCCTCGACTTCGCCCTCGAAGTCCAGATTCCGCATGTGGCGACCGAAGAAGTCGAAGTCCTCGTGGGGCAGGGTATCGTCGTCGATGAAGAAGCCGTAGTCGAACTCGTTGGCCCAGATGTACAGCAGTCCGAAACTCGTCTCCGCGTGACTCGCGGCGGGGACGAGGTGGTCGTACTCCGCGATGCCCTGCGCGTCGTACCACTCCTCTCGCCGACTGGCGTCGAAGACTTCGCCCGAGACGCCCTCCTCGGCGAGCATCTCGGCCATCTCGTCGGTGTCGCAGAAGTCCTCGGTGACCAGCAGGACGTGCAGGCGGTCCAAGTCGAATCCGTGTTCGCGGGCGTTCTCGAAGTAGGCCCGCATGCAGTCGTACTCCCGAACCGTCGGGACGACGACGCAGATGTCCTCGCTCGCGCTCATTCCTTACCACGAGATGGTTTAGGCATGCCTAAAAGGTTGTCTGTTCGCTTCGTCGTCCCGGGCAAACATGTCCGGAGACGGACCGAAGGGAACCGGCGTCGAAGGGACAGGTATGGTTGCTAACGACATGCAATCAAAATTGGGCATCGTACTCCTCGTCCTCGGGGGTATCCTGCTGTTCGGCCCGGTCGCGCTCGGTCTGCCGTTCGTCTACGCGGCGAGCGCAGTCTCGGTCCTCGGTCTCGCGGCCGGTGCGGTGCTAATCGGCACCGCGGAGGACGGACGGCCGGTCTAAGGCGATGCGCCGACCTGCACAGAGACCACCCGGAGCGGCAATCGGACCTAAGTTACCGGCCGGTGATACGACGGACATGGACGACGCCACGCAACTCTGGGGCGGGGTCGGACTCATCGTCGTCGGTGCGCTCGTCCTGTTCGCGCCGCTCGTGTTGGAGTTCACGTACACCACGCTGCTGCTGTCGGCGGCGGTCCTCGTGCTGGCCGCGGGGTCGGTGCTTATCGGACTGTCGCGGCGCGGACGGGCGGTCTGAATCGGGTACTTCGCTGTCCGGACTCCTGTTTTCCTTCGGAAGTAGCCCCGCGTTCAGGTCGGCGATACAATGAAATATCCGCCTGTCGAGATTCCAAGATATGCCTCTCGATTACGAACGCGAGCGCGAGACCTTCGAGTGGGATATTCCGGACGACTACAACATCCCGGCGGTGGTCGAGGACCACGGCGAGTCGTTCGGCGACCGACTCGCGGTCCGGTTCCGCGACGACGAGGGCGGCGAGACCGAGCGGACCTACGCCGACCTGCGCGACGACCAGAACCGGTTCGCCGCCGCGCTGGCCGACCTCGGCGTGGGCGAGGGCGACCGCGTGATGCACCTGTTCCCGCGCCACCCCGACGCGTTCGCCGTCCAGTTGGGGGCGCTCGCGCGCGGCGCGCTGCTGGTCCCCTGTTCGGCCATGCTCAAACCCAAGGACATCGCCTTCAGGGCCAACGACTGCGAGGCCGGGACCGTGGTGGTCCACGAGAGTCTCACAGAGATGGTCGAACCCGTGTTGGACGAGACGCCCCTCGACACCGTCATCGTTCTGGACGCGGACGGCGACCCCGAGCGCGAGAACTGGCACGCCTTCGCCGACCTGCTCTCCGGACGCGACGCCGACCACGACGGGCCGGAACTCTCGGCCGACGACCCGATGTCCATCAACTACACCAGCGGGACGACCGGGCAACCGAAACCGGTCCTCCACCGCCACCGGTGGATGCGGTGCTTCGAACTCGTCAACGCTCCGTACTGGTGGGGCGTGGACAGCGACACCGACTTCTCGGACGAACTGCTCTGGGCGACCACCGGGACCGGGTGGGCCAAGTGGTTCTGGAGTCCCGTGGGCGTGGGACTGACGACCGGCGCCTCGCAGTTCGTCTACGACGGCGACTTCGAAGCCGAGACTTTCCTCGACCTGCTGGAGGAAGAGCGCGTGACGCGCCTCTGCGCCGTGCCGACCCAGTACCGGATGTTCACGCAGGTCGAGGGATTGGGCGAGTACGACCTCGCGCTGACCGAGGCGGTGTCGGCGGGCGAGCCGCTGAACCGCGAACCGATTCAGGAGTTCGAGGAGGCGTTCGGCGTCACGCCGCGGGACGGCTACGGCCAGACGGAGACGGTCGCGCTCGTGACGAACTACCCCGGCATCGACGTGAAG contains:
- a CDS encoding extracellular solute-binding protein, which translates into the protein MSKRRGWTRRRLLASGAVGAAAGLSGCLSQFTQQQDENGSDLTISDFRGSGPLVESRSAPGGTSMDDLPDLEGTLNLYLGGGEGGLYENLVRLVERKYPNFTAKVRMAPSTQLANEIIEVEKGGESPADVFWSIDSTSLGLVADAGIATKLPKRVVKPVPKGFKDGDRSWVGVAGRARSIPYNTDELSESDIPNKVGKFTQNAGLKGAMGWAPTYGAFKSFVTAMRLLEGPEATKQWLRGMQNQNISRYPDEFQVSNAVADGEIQAGFANHYYALRVISSRENAPIDLAFTKNDAGALVNVSGCEILKSTDQKELAADFVRHLLSSEAQEFFATQTFAYPTVPEVSPVGPLPTVDELKPPQLDLSKLSNLEPTLKLMREVGVL
- a CDS encoding ABC transporter ATP-binding protein; amino-acid sequence: MRSESTHDDPETMDATEPEPTSATAPRRESEAQTDPEAVLELDGVIKEYAAETAVNSLSLSVHEGELLTLLGPSGCGKTTTLRMMAGLERPDGGEVRLGGEVVADETRYVKPENRDVGLVFQDFALFPHLTVAENVAFGLTDADERETERRVDDLLELVDLAGHRDATPDELSGGQQQRVALARSLAPEPDILLLDEPFSNLDVRLRVEMREEVRRILKEAGVSAVSVTHDQEEALSISDRVAVMNDGQVEQVGKPESVFEHPESRFVASFLGQAGFLSAWHEEGTVVTPIGNFAPQRLNGLTTEYAGTDLDVLVRPDDLRATVVEESEADGHIIHRQYTGPSFVYRVELDNGDVVHCQHNHVEELDIGKPVRVALDADHTLAWYPPEEEGESITERVSETARSR
- a CDS encoding iron ABC transporter permease, producing MATRDRLRRATAKLGDEESPPVSLVLLAGAVAAAVAFPVVWLVIRSLEIGSQQALDLLFQPSTLEVVTNSVALVAGVTLGSILIGVPLAVLTVQTDLPFRRFWTVVVSLPLVVPSYIGAFAFVSAFGPHGVLSDLLAPLGVESIPTIYGFEGATLVLTLFTYPYVFLTTRAALLSFDGTLMEAARTLNHGRWAAFRKVTLPQIAPGIAAGSLLVALYALSDFGTPAIMHFEVFTQQIYVAMWEPNYAALLSLQLLTFAAVILALENRISESEEGAHVSRGSGTVRISLGLWKGPALLFCALVATLCLVVPVGILFMWLTRSGPGFAGGGFGFSWVYGANSVWVAALAALAATLAALPVAYLSGRSDSPLATLFERASYVGYATPGVVLGLALVYFSSSNTPELLGVEVSLYQTIPLLVFAYVVRFLPQAVGSVRSSVLQVDPKLTEAARTLGESPGAAFRRVTLPLVRPGVVAGAALVFLTTMKELPATLLVRPTGFETLVTYIWRVQDAGYYGQAAVPALALVGVSALSMLVLLKQDGSLVRQEGGKDA
- a CDS encoding acyl-CoA synthetase, which gives rise to MPLDYERERETFEWDIPDDYNIPAVVEDHGESFGDRLAVRFRDDEGGETERTYADLRDDQNRFAAALADLGVGEGDRVMHLFPRHPDAFAVQLGALARGALLVPCSAMLKPKDIAFRANDCEAGTVVVHESLTEMVEPVLDETPLDTVIVLDADGDPERENWHAFADLLSGRDADHDGPELSADDPMSINYTSGTTGQPKPVLHRHRWMRCFELVNAPYWWGVDSDTDFSDELLWATTGTGWAKWFWSPVGVGLTTGASQFVYDGDFEAETFLDLLEEERVTRLCAVPTQYRMFTQVEGLGEYDLALTEAVSAGEPLNREPIQEFEEAFGVTPRDGYGQTETVALVTNYPGIDVKPGSMGKPVPGIDVTLLDTQDEEEVDAGETGEIAVPVGSPAIFDGYYEKPDLDEKTFHGDYYRTGDLARRDEDGYYFFEGRADDIIISSGYRIGPFEVEDALVGHDAVAEAAAVASPHEERGNVVKAYVVLADGYEGSEELTDELQEYMKAETAPYKYPRRIEYVEELPTTSSGKIRRIELRERERQHFGE